A genomic window from Chitinophaga pollutisoli includes:
- a CDS encoding glycoside hydrolase family 3 N-terminal domain-containing protein encodes MMRLITVAGLSGLLMAASARPENIHAKSFPHTEITLQARPGPGPAERWADSVFNSLSHEERIAQLIMIRVHSNLGADHVAAVLNDIRNVKVGGIVTFQGGPGRQANLVNRLQATSKTPLLVAVDGEWGLGMRFVDSVIAFPRNLMLGAVQDSALIYEVGKAIGEQCRRMGIQYNFAPVLDVNNNPENPVINDRSFGEDKYQVARLGVAMIKGMQDAGILACAKHFPGHGDTDVDSHHDLPVIRKSLASLDSLELYPFRRAIEAGVASVMIAHLNVPAIDNKANTPTSISYKTVTDMLKKDMGFDGIVVTDALEMQGIRKYYSNGQESLQSLLAGNDLMELPSTAKGSVQAIAAAIRKGQISREEVYMRVKKILRAKYETGLANVQAIDPVNIAKDLNAEVLPLRRRISEAAITVLRNDNHLLPMSPVAGRQKIAVVAVGVDGGNNTFLNAVRAHRPDVAGYVFSPRQTEAQIAGMVKVLKRDYDAVIVALQDYSRRPANNYGITRAERAVIKQIQEEMPAVTVAFGNPYAIRYFCEAPTIIAAYEDDSITHRAAADVIFGKLPPKGKLPVTVCENFPFGTGLSSLVPETPAVSVLQTVEPESVGMSSIVLQRLDSLAYDMIAQGAAPGCQILALKNGKLVYHKNFGFYDYSQREKVTDSSVYDLASVTKICATTLSVMKLYDEGKLQLDATLGTYLPWVRGTDKARLTIRDILLHQAGLVSYIPFYKETLMPNGWPDTLLFAAHQDSMHTVRVAENLYMQERYIDTMFRRILDSKVLPAGRQYIYSDNDFIFLGKIVEALTGQTLDHYVRETFYEPLGLETTGFEPRSRLALTRLVPTEFESNFRVQWIRGDVHDPGAAMFGGVAGHAGLFSSAGDLGKLVQMLMNGGAYNGVQYIRPATIQMFTGYHSGISRRGLGWDKPEKDNAKRKDPYPCKSCSPQTYGHTGFTGTCVWIDPQSSLAFVFLSNRVCPNGGSNYKLSSLKVRENMMETLYQAML; translated from the coding sequence ATGATGAGATTAATAACGGTAGCAGGGCTAAGCGGACTGCTTATGGCGGCTTCCGCCCGGCCGGAAAACATCCATGCGAAATCATTCCCCCATACGGAAATCACCCTGCAGGCCCGCCCGGGTCCCGGACCGGCGGAGCGATGGGCCGACAGCGTTTTCAACTCCCTCAGCCATGAGGAAAGGATCGCCCAGCTGATCATGATCCGCGTGCATTCCAATCTTGGCGCCGACCACGTGGCCGCCGTGCTCAACGATATCAGGAATGTGAAAGTGGGAGGGATCGTTACCTTCCAGGGCGGCCCCGGCCGGCAGGCTAATCTCGTCAACCGGCTGCAGGCCACCAGCAAAACGCCGCTCCTCGTGGCGGTAGACGGTGAATGGGGCCTGGGCATGCGGTTCGTCGACAGCGTCATCGCCTTCCCCCGCAACCTCATGCTGGGTGCCGTGCAAGACAGCGCCCTCATCTACGAAGTGGGCAAAGCCATCGGCGAACAATGCCGCCGCATGGGTATCCAATACAACTTCGCGCCGGTGCTCGACGTCAACAATAATCCCGAAAACCCCGTCATCAACGACCGCTCTTTCGGCGAAGACAAATACCAGGTGGCGCGCCTTGGCGTGGCCATGATCAAAGGCATGCAGGACGCGGGCATCCTCGCCTGCGCCAAGCACTTCCCCGGCCATGGCGATACCGATGTAGATTCCCACCATGATCTCCCCGTGATCCGGAAATCGCTAGCCAGCCTCGATTCCCTGGAACTGTATCCCTTCCGCCGCGCCATCGAAGCCGGCGTTGCTTCGGTGATGATCGCACACCTGAACGTTCCAGCCATCGATAACAAAGCCAATACGCCTACATCCATCTCCTACAAAACCGTTACCGACATGCTGAAGAAAGACATGGGTTTCGACGGCATTGTGGTGACCGACGCACTGGAGATGCAGGGCATCCGCAAATATTACAGCAACGGCCAGGAGTCGCTGCAAAGCCTGCTCGCTGGTAACGATCTCATGGAACTTCCTTCCACCGCAAAGGGCAGCGTGCAGGCCATCGCCGCCGCCATCCGGAAAGGTCAGATCTCCCGGGAAGAAGTCTATATGCGGGTGAAGAAAATCCTCCGCGCCAAGTACGAAACCGGCCTTGCCAATGTGCAAGCGATCGATCCCGTTAACATCGCGAAAGACCTGAACGCCGAAGTACTGCCGCTCCGCCGCCGGATCTCGGAAGCTGCTATCACCGTTCTTCGGAACGATAATCACCTGTTGCCCATGTCGCCCGTTGCGGGCCGGCAGAAAATCGCCGTGGTGGCGGTTGGGGTTGACGGTGGAAATAATACGTTCCTCAACGCCGTGCGCGCCCATCGCCCCGACGTAGCCGGCTATGTGTTCAGCCCCCGCCAAACCGAAGCGCAGATCGCCGGGATGGTGAAAGTGCTGAAACGCGACTACGACGCCGTGATCGTGGCGCTGCAGGATTACAGCCGCCGGCCCGCCAATAATTATGGCATCACCCGCGCGGAAAGGGCCGTCATCAAACAGATACAGGAGGAAATGCCCGCCGTGACCGTGGCCTTCGGCAATCCTTACGCCATCCGTTATTTCTGCGAAGCGCCCACCATCATCGCGGCATATGAGGACGACAGCATCACCCACCGCGCCGCGGCCGACGTGATTTTCGGCAAGTTACCACCCAAAGGAAAACTGCCCGTCACCGTTTGTGAAAATTTCCCATTCGGTACCGGACTTAGCAGTCTCGTTCCTGAAACACCGGCCGTGTCTGTTTTGCAAACCGTTGAGCCGGAAAGTGTCGGGATGAGCAGCATCGTTCTGCAAAGGCTCGATTCGCTGGCCTACGACATGATCGCGCAAGGCGCCGCCCCCGGTTGCCAGATCCTGGCGCTGAAAAATGGCAAGCTCGTTTATCATAAAAACTTCGGATTCTATGATTACAGCCAGCGGGAAAAAGTAACCGACAGCTCAGTATACGACCTTGCTTCCGTGACGAAAATCTGCGCTACCACTTTGTCTGTCATGAAGTTGTATGACGAAGGCAAGCTCCAGCTCGACGCCACGCTCGGCACTTACCTGCCCTGGGTGCGCGGTACCGACAAAGCGCGCCTTACCATCCGCGACATTCTCCTGCACCAGGCCGGGTTAGTATCATATATTCCTTTCTACAAAGAAACCCTCATGCCGAACGGCTGGCCTGACACGCTGCTGTTTGCCGCCCACCAGGATTCGATGCACACGGTCCGCGTAGCGGAAAACCTCTACATGCAGGAGCGCTATATCGATACCATGTTCCGCCGGATCCTCGACAGCAAAGTGCTGCCTGCCGGCCGCCAATATATTTACAGCGACAATGATTTCATTTTCCTCGGCAAGATCGTAGAAGCGCTGACGGGTCAAACGCTGGACCACTATGTGCGCGAAACGTTCTATGAGCCCCTCGGGCTCGAAACCACCGGCTTCGAACCGCGGAGCCGCCTGGCGCTCACACGGCTGGTGCCTACAGAGTTTGAATCCAATTTCAGGGTGCAATGGATCCGCGGCGACGTACATGACCCCGGCGCCGCGATGTTCGGCGGGGTAGCCGGCCATGCAGGGTTATTTTCCAGCGCCGGCGATCTCGGCAAACTCGTGCAGATGCTCATGAACGGCGGTGCTTACAACGGCGTGCAATACATCCGCCCCGCAACCATCCAGATGTTTACGGGATACCATTCCGGCATCAGCCGCCGGGGGCTGGGGTGGGATAAGCCGGAGAAGGACAATGCGAAAAGGAAAGACCCTTATCCCTGCAAGTCATGCTCGCCGCAAACGTACGGGCATACCGGGTTTACCGGCACCTGCGTGTGGATAGATCCGCAATCCAGCCTGGCATTCGTTTTCCTGAGCAACAGGGTTTGCCCGAACGGGGGATCGAACTACAAATTGTCGTCGCTGAAAGTGCGGGAGAACATGATGGAAACCCTTTACCAGGCGATGTTATAG
- a CDS encoding RagB/SusD family nutrient uptake outer membrane protein, whose protein sequence is MKRLIQHFTYMFLAAMLLVSGACNKDILNKKPLNDYRDEDVWKDPALVVAYVNNLYLQKRHGFTEVMLSSVSDESRFIHNYGTQTAVTEALSADDLGAFNDRYGEWQKYYRAIRNCNIFFEMVGQAPFTDEALRQRLIGEVHYLRAYFYHTLVRFWGGVPVVKKPFSLENRDEMMIPRGSFEECVNFIVEDCDKAAGILPPKHEQPGRATKYAAMALKSRMLLFAASPLFSQQNITAAEAYRGYVNSSDAQKAERYQKAYDAAKAIIDEHVFSLYKPTSNATDNYTRVFLDKDNSEIIFARYFNRQFQGTSHDLYNGPNGYHNWGGNVPLENFVSGYQMADGTPFSWANATHAANPYANRDPRFYATILYNGAKWKKRPSDAIALDPVGEIQTARFEKKNAQGAITVQAGLDTRSSAIENWNGTYTGYYIRKFMDITLDAQFFRGDQAWPWYRYSEILLNAAEALIELNRHDEARVYINEIRTRGGMPAFANTVAGDALREGLRYERRYELAFEDHRYYDARRWMIAETVFSGPANAIDIFGKLNPDNTYTWTYKVVNSGQDRVFSNKHYLLPIMAAEIRRNDLIKQNPGYN, encoded by the coding sequence ATGAAAAGATTAATCCAACACTTTACATATATGTTCCTCGCGGCGATGCTCCTGGTATCCGGCGCGTGCAACAAAGACATACTGAATAAGAAGCCGCTGAACGATTACCGAGACGAGGACGTCTGGAAAGACCCCGCGTTGGTGGTGGCTTACGTTAACAACCTGTATCTCCAGAAGCGGCATGGCTTTACGGAGGTAATGCTCAGTTCCGTTTCAGATGAAAGCCGTTTCATCCATAATTACGGGACGCAGACGGCGGTAACTGAAGCGCTTTCGGCCGACGACCTTGGTGCGTTCAACGACCGATACGGCGAGTGGCAGAAATATTACCGCGCGATCCGCAACTGCAATATTTTCTTCGAGATGGTAGGCCAGGCGCCGTTTACCGACGAAGCGCTGCGGCAGCGGCTGATCGGGGAAGTGCATTATCTGCGCGCATATTTTTATCACACATTGGTGCGCTTCTGGGGTGGGGTTCCCGTCGTGAAAAAACCCTTTTCCCTTGAGAATCGCGATGAAATGATGATCCCCCGCGGTTCCTTCGAGGAGTGCGTGAATTTTATCGTAGAAGATTGCGACAAGGCCGCAGGCATCCTTCCTCCCAAACACGAACAACCCGGTCGCGCCACCAAATACGCCGCCATGGCGCTGAAGTCGCGCATGCTGCTGTTTGCGGCCAGCCCCCTTTTCAGCCAGCAGAACATTACTGCCGCCGAAGCGTATCGCGGTTATGTGAACAGCTCCGACGCACAGAAAGCGGAACGTTACCAAAAAGCGTACGATGCCGCAAAGGCGATCATCGACGAGCACGTTTTCTCCCTTTACAAACCCACGTCCAACGCCACCGACAACTACACCCGTGTGTTTCTGGACAAGGATAATTCGGAGATCATTTTCGCGCGGTATTTCAACCGCCAGTTCCAGGGCACCTCGCACGACTTGTACAATGGTCCGAACGGCTATCACAACTGGGGCGGGAACGTTCCGTTGGAAAATTTCGTGAGCGGCTACCAGATGGCGGACGGTACGCCTTTCAGCTGGGCCAACGCCACGCATGCCGCAAACCCTTACGCCAACCGCGATCCGCGCTTCTACGCAACGATTTTGTATAACGGCGCCAAGTGGAAGAAACGCCCCAGCGACGCGATCGCGCTCGATCCCGTAGGTGAGATCCAGACCGCGCGTTTCGAGAAGAAAAACGCACAAGGCGCCATCACCGTACAAGCCGGCCTCGATACGCGCAGCAGCGCTATCGAAAACTGGAATGGTACCTACACGGGGTATTATATCCGCAAGTTCATGGACATTACACTCGACGCGCAGTTTTTCCGCGGCGACCAGGCCTGGCCCTGGTATCGCTATTCCGAGATCCTGCTGAACGCAGCGGAAGCATTGATCGAGCTGAACCGGCATGATGAAGCGCGCGTTTACATTAACGAGATCCGCACCCGTGGCGGCATGCCCGCATTCGCCAACACGGTGGCGGGTGATGCGCTCCGCGAAGGGCTGCGTTACGAGCGCCGCTACGAGCTGGCTTTCGAGGATCACCGTTATTATGACGCCCGCCGCTGGATGATCGCCGAAACAGTGTTTTCCGGCCCCGCCAATGCGATCGACATCTTCGGCAAACTGAACCCCGACAACACCTACACCTGGACTTACAAAGTGGTGAACAGCGGGCAGGACCGCGTTTTCTCCAACAAGCATTACCTGCTGCCGATCATGGCGGCGGAGATCCGGCGGAACGATTTAATCAAACAAAACCCGGGTTATAATTAA
- a CDS encoding TonB-dependent receptor: MRRIPRYGGAMLMAVLAVFSGDMPVSHAQSTSQSTQQLTVRGKIRDAKNVSLPGVTVVVKGTTKGTVTDEKGIFSLPGVEPNAVLVVQFIGYETQEFPIQGATTVTITLKETESQLDEYVVTGYGTTKKVTKTGSVSTVKGDEIKQAPTVNVSNALVGRVSGLMALNNSGEPGYDGSRILIRGRSTFNNSDPLVVIDGIPRDGFQRLNPNDIENISVLKDASAAIFGSRAANGVILITTKRGKSGKPSLSYSFNQAFTQPTRIPEMADAPTYAKIVNEINVNSGAAAPFKDEDIQKFASGSDPWTHPNTNWVDAVVKPLSSQNRHDLSLRGGSDKFIYFMSLGTLFQDGIFKESATKYRQHNVRINLDANVNKYFTVRLDVAGRLEDRNFPPRSAGSIFRALLRGRPTEAAIWPNGLPGPDIEYGDNPVVTSTNAIGYQRDKTYVINSNLGAILYIPQVEGLFLDANFALDQSFNFNKRFIKPWTLYSFNGFDGNGQPQVSGSSRGVSAPELDEWFNQGQNITLNGKINYLRAFGKHNVGAIFAIERSEQKGDAAWLRRKYFLSGIVDQINAGSNDEKDNSGSGFEYARLNYFGRFSYNFSEKYLFDFNWRYDGSQNFPEGRRFGFFPGVSAGWVMSSEPFWKSTFGTTMDYFKIRASYGQMGNDLINPFQYLQTYNLISNGPVFGGTPNGAVNPSTIPNRYITWERSNNTDIALETKLFNGLIGLEAEFFYTHRKDILAPRQASIPLYTGMTLPDENIGEVKNKGVDIHLSHKRTVRKFTYEIIANISHAKNKIVNWDEAPNTPEWQKVTGKQIGAPLYYKAIGIFRDDAHVQSYPRVGGARPGDIIFEDLPTKDGKGDGVINDLDRIRIDRSEYPTWNYGLTLAANYRNFDITMLWQGATGSSQYIRTESGLIGNFPMKIASDRWTPENPDGSMPRPYDRDKEYWVSRPNTFWFWNTDYLRLKTVEIGYTIPESLRKRVNIEDLRIYVSGQNLVTFDKVKIFDPESPSGSGQFYPQTRIFNVGLNLTL; this comes from the coding sequence ATGCGAAGAATTCCACGTTATGGCGGAGCCATGCTCATGGCTGTGCTCGCCGTCTTTTCAGGAGACATGCCCGTCTCCCACGCTCAATCCACTTCCCAATCCACCCAGCAACTCACGGTCAGAGGTAAAATCAGGGACGCCAAGAACGTTTCGCTGCCCGGCGTGACGGTTGTCGTGAAGGGAACGACCAAAGGCACGGTTACGGATGAAAAAGGGATTTTCTCGCTGCCCGGCGTGGAGCCCAATGCCGTACTGGTAGTGCAATTCATCGGGTACGAAACGCAGGAGTTCCCTATCCAGGGCGCCACCACGGTCACCATCACGCTCAAAGAGACCGAGAGCCAGCTCGACGAGTACGTGGTAACAGGGTACGGCACGACCAAGAAAGTCACCAAAACCGGATCGGTGAGCACCGTGAAAGGCGACGAAATCAAGCAGGCCCCCACCGTGAACGTTTCCAACGCGCTGGTGGGACGCGTTTCCGGGCTGATGGCCCTCAATAACAGCGGTGAGCCCGGGTACGATGGCTCCCGCATCCTCATCCGCGGCCGCTCTACCTTCAACAACTCTGATCCGCTCGTGGTGATCGACGGTATCCCCCGCGACGGGTTCCAGCGGCTGAACCCGAACGACATCGAGAATATCTCGGTGTTGAAAGACGCTTCGGCGGCGATTTTCGGGTCGCGCGCGGCCAACGGGGTTATCCTCATTACCACCAAACGCGGTAAATCGGGCAAGCCTTCGCTGAGTTACAGCTTCAATCAGGCTTTCACCCAGCCCACGCGTATCCCTGAAATGGCCGATGCGCCAACTTACGCGAAGATCGTGAACGAAATCAACGTCAATTCCGGCGCGGCGGCGCCCTTCAAGGACGAAGACATCCAGAAGTTCGCTTCCGGCTCCGACCCCTGGACGCACCCCAACACCAATTGGGTGGACGCGGTGGTGAAACCCCTCAGCAGCCAGAACCGTCACGACCTCTCGCTACGCGGCGGGTCCGACAAGTTCATTTATTTCATGTCGCTGGGCACGCTTTTCCAGGACGGGATTTTCAAGGAAAGCGCCACCAAATACCGGCAGCATAACGTCCGCATCAACCTGGACGCCAACGTCAACAAGTACTTCACCGTTCGCCTCGACGTGGCGGGCCGGCTCGAAGACAGGAATTTCCCGCCCAGGAGCGCCGGTTCCATCTTCCGCGCGCTGCTCCGCGGGCGCCCGACAGAAGCCGCCATCTGGCCCAACGGGCTCCCAGGACCGGATATAGAGTACGGCGACAATCCGGTGGTAACCAGCACCAACGCCATCGGCTACCAGCGCGATAAAACCTACGTCATCAATTCAAACCTCGGCGCGATCCTGTACATCCCGCAAGTGGAAGGGCTCTTCCTCGACGCCAACTTCGCGCTCGACCAGAGCTTCAACTTCAACAAACGCTTCATCAAACCCTGGACGCTGTATTCCTTTAATGGTTTCGACGGTAACGGACAACCCCAGGTTTCCGGGTCCAGCCGCGGCGTATCCGCGCCCGAGCTCGATGAGTGGTTCAACCAGGGACAGAATATCACGCTCAACGGTAAGATCAACTATCTCCGCGCTTTCGGCAAACACAACGTGGGCGCGATTTTCGCGATTGAGCGCAGTGAGCAGAAAGGCGATGCGGCCTGGCTGAGAAGGAAATACTTTCTTTCCGGCATCGTAGACCAGATCAATGCAGGGTCCAACGATGAGAAAGACAACAGCGGAAGCGGGTTCGAATACGCGCGCCTTAACTACTTCGGCCGTTTTTCCTACAACTTCTCCGAGAAATACCTGTTTGATTTCAACTGGCGGTACGACGGATCGCAGAACTTCCCTGAAGGGCGCAGGTTCGGCTTCTTCCCCGGCGTGTCTGCCGGATGGGTGATGAGCAGTGAGCCTTTCTGGAAATCCACTTTCGGTACCACGATGGATTATTTCAAGATCCGGGCATCGTACGGGCAGATGGGTAACGACCTGATCAACCCGTTCCAGTACCTCCAAACGTACAACCTCATCTCCAACGGGCCCGTATTCGGCGGAACGCCCAACGGCGCGGTGAACCCATCTACCATTCCCAACCGTTACATCACCTGGGAGCGCTCCAACAACACCGACATCGCGCTGGAAACGAAGCTGTTCAACGGACTGATCGGATTGGAAGCGGAATTTTTCTACACGCACCGTAAAGACATCCTCGCGCCCCGCCAGGCTTCCATCCCGCTGTATACCGGCATGACGCTGCCCGACGAAAACATCGGCGAAGTGAAGAACAAAGGCGTGGACATCCACCTTTCGCACAAGCGCACCGTGCGCAAATTCACTTACGAGATCATCGCCAACATTTCCCACGCGAAAAACAAAATCGTAAACTGGGACGAAGCGCCGAACACCCCCGAATGGCAAAAGGTGACCGGTAAGCAGATTGGCGCACCGCTGTATTACAAAGCTATCGGCATTTTCCGGGATGACGCGCATGTGCAAAGCTACCCGCGTGTGGGTGGCGCACGGCCGGGCGACATCATTTTCGAAGACCTTCCGACCAAAGACGGGAAAGGCGACGGTGTGATCAACGACCTCGACCGTATCCGCATCGACCGTTCGGAATACCCAACCTGGAACTATGGGCTGACCCTGGCTGCGAATTACCGGAATTTCGACATTACCATGTTATGGCAGGGCGCCACCGGTTCCAGCCAGTACATCCGCACGGAATCCGGCCTGATCGGTAACTTCCCGATGAAGATCGCCTCCGACCGCTGGACGCCTGAAAATCCCGACGGCAGCATGCCGCGGCCATATGACCGCGATAAAGAATACTGGGTGAGCCGGCCCAATACATTCTGGTTCTGGAACACCGATTATCTGCGTTTGAAAACGGTGGAGATCGGGTACACCATTCCTGAAAGCCTCCGCAAGCGCGTAAACATCGAAGACCTGCGTATTTACGTGAGCGGGCAGAATCTGGTTACGTTTGACAAGGTGAAGATCTTTGACCCGGAGTCTCCCTCCGGCAGCGGACAATTCTATCCGCAAACGCGCATCTTCAACGTTGGCCTGAACCTCACTTTATAA
- a CDS encoding DNA-3-methyladenine glycosylase 2 family protein: MTPHEVYIQHLRKDKKLQKIVSAPLAVLPVRKNVALKLIGSIMSQQLSTRVAEVIHGRFLALYGGKEPKPQQILDTPPETLRAIGLSNAKVSYVHNVARFVIEEKLTDARLRKMTDEEVIAYLTRIKGVGRWTVEMLLMFYLGREDIFSPDDLGIQQAMTLLYKLDPADKKQHRIRLLELSAKWAPYRTHACRYLWAWKDGEI, translated from the coding sequence ATGACACCGCACGAAGTTTATATTCAGCATCTTCGTAAGGATAAAAAACTGCAAAAGATCGTCTCCGCCCCGCTGGCCGTGCTGCCGGTGCGGAAAAACGTCGCGCTGAAGCTAATCGGTTCCATCATGAGCCAGCAGCTTTCCACCCGCGTGGCGGAGGTGATCCACGGCAGATTCCTGGCGCTGTACGGCGGCAAGGAACCCAAACCCCAACAAATTCTCGACACACCGCCCGAAACCCTCCGCGCCATCGGCCTTTCCAACGCGAAAGTTTCCTATGTACATAACGTGGCCCGCTTCGTGATCGAAGAAAAACTCACCGATGCACGCCTGCGCAAAATGACAGACGAAGAAGTGATCGCCTACCTCACCCGCATCAAAGGCGTGGGCCGGTGGACGGTCGAAATGCTGCTGATGTTTTACCTCGGCCGCGAAGATATTTTCTCCCCTGACGATCTCGGCATCCAGCAGGCGATGACGCTGCTTTACAAGCTGGACCCCGCCGACAAGAAACAGCACCGCATCCGGTTGCTGGAACTGTCCGCCAAATGGGCGCCCTACCGCACACACGCGTGCCGTTACCTCTGGGCCTGGAAGGATGGTGAAATATGA
- the cysS gene encoding cysteine--tRNA ligase, with the protein MSEQLKLHNTLSRQKEIFTPLYPGHVGMYVCGPTVSGESHLGHARPFITFDVLYRYLLHLGYKVRYVRNITDAGHFEEEGRDAEDKIAKGALLEKLEPMELVQKYTNLYHWAMEQFNNLPPSIEPTATGHIVEQIEMIKKIIADGYAYEANGSVYFDVKKYSEQHHYGILSGRVIEDQLETTRELDNQDEKRNKVDFALWKKAPAEHLMRWPSPWGDGFPGWHIECSAMSGKYLGKQFDIHGGGMDLQFPHHECEIAQSTVAHGDMMARYWVHNNMITINGRKMGKSYGNVIKLTDLFAGTHPILEKAYSPMTIRFFILQTHYRSTLDFSNEALQAAEKGLARLWAAFETLQKLEYAGNGAAINEELDKQVRAFCEDCTTAMNDDISTARVLANLFELAPVINSLRGGQVKMHEIAETTFALLKATWHTFLVDILGMRSEETADTGKLDGVLQLLIDIRKEAKGRKDYATSDKIRNQLQAIGIQLKDEKDGTVSYAID; encoded by the coding sequence ATGTCAGAACAGCTTAAACTACACAATACCCTAAGCCGACAAAAAGAAATTTTCACACCCTTGTACCCCGGTCACGTGGGCATGTATGTGTGCGGGCCCACTGTTTCGGGTGAGTCGCACCTGGGTCATGCGCGCCCCTTCATCACGTTCGACGTGCTGTACCGGTACCTCTTGCACCTGGGCTACAAAGTGAGATACGTCCGCAACATCACCGATGCAGGGCATTTTGAGGAAGAAGGAAGGGATGCGGAAGATAAAATCGCCAAAGGCGCCCTGCTGGAGAAGCTGGAGCCCATGGAACTGGTGCAGAAATATACCAATCTCTACCACTGGGCCATGGAACAATTCAACAACCTCCCGCCCAGCATCGAGCCTACCGCCACCGGCCACATCGTTGAGCAAATCGAAATGATCAAAAAGATCATCGCCGACGGCTATGCTTACGAAGCCAACGGATCGGTGTATTTCGACGTGAAAAAATACTCCGAACAGCACCATTACGGCATCCTCAGCGGCCGCGTCATCGAAGACCAGCTGGAAACCACCCGTGAGCTCGACAACCAGGACGAAAAGCGGAACAAAGTCGACTTCGCGTTATGGAAGAAAGCCCCGGCCGAGCACCTCATGCGCTGGCCCAGCCCCTGGGGCGACGGCTTCCCCGGCTGGCACATCGAGTGTTCCGCCATGAGCGGCAAGTACCTCGGCAAGCAGTTCGATATTCACGGCGGCGGCATGGATCTCCAGTTCCCCCACCACGAATGCGAAATCGCCCAGAGCACTGTGGCGCACGGCGATATGATGGCCCGGTACTGGGTGCATAACAACATGATCACTATCAACGGAAGGAAGATGGGAAAAAGCTATGGCAACGTGATCAAGCTGACGGACCTCTTCGCCGGCACGCACCCGATCCTGGAAAAGGCCTATAGCCCCATGACGATCCGTTTCTTCATCCTGCAAACCCATTACCGCTCCACGCTCGACTTCTCCAACGAAGCGCTGCAGGCCGCGGAAAAAGGGCTCGCACGCCTCTGGGCCGCTTTCGAAACGCTCCAGAAACTGGAATACGCCGGCAACGGAGCCGCCATCAATGAAGAACTCGACAAACAGGTACGCGCCTTCTGCGAGGATTGCACCACCGCCATGAACGACGATATCAGCACCGCGCGCGTGCTCGCTAACCTCTTCGAACTGGCCCCTGTGATCAATTCGCTCCGCGGCGGACAAGTGAAGATGCACGAGATCGCCGAAACCACTTTCGCCCTGCTCAAAGCCACCTGGCACACGTTCCTCGTCGATATCCTGGGGATGCGCTCCGAAGAAACCGCCGACACCGGCAAACTCGACGGCGTGCTGCAGCTCCTGATCGATATCCGGAAAGAAGCCAAAGGCCGGAAAGATTACGCGACTTCCGACAAAATCCGCAACCAGCTGCAGGCGATCGGCATCCAGCTGAAAGACGAGAAAGACGGAACCGTGTCTTACGCTATCGATTAA